One Glutamicibacter halophytocola DNA segment encodes these proteins:
- a CDS encoding mannose-1-phosphate guanylyltransferase, producing the protein MNADLLSRFHGVIPAGGVGTRLWPLSRASAPKFLHDLTGSGSTLIRATYDRLVPLAGERIMVVTGRAHRGAVVSQLPELCDEDLVLEPEPRDSAAAIGLAAAILYRRDPNIIMGSFAADQVIEPVEVFQAALSEAIHTAATGKIVTIGIHPTHPSTGFGYIRTGEPLDVPNAPTARGVVEFVEKPDEDTARKYLASGGFFWNAGMFVAPVSLMLKHLESNEPELHAGLMKIADAWETGRRDQVMREVWPGLPKIAIDYAVAEPAAAAGDVAVIPGVFNWDDVGDFAAIGRLNKASAEEGIINLGDKQVRVYADNATGVVYSDRPRVIALVGIEDVVVVDTADALLVTTKEHAQRVKQTVERLKEQGREDVL; encoded by the coding sequence GTGAATGCAGACCTATTATCCAGATTCCACGGCGTGATCCCCGCTGGCGGTGTCGGTACCCGACTGTGGCCCCTGTCCAGGGCATCCGCTCCCAAGTTTTTGCACGATCTGACCGGGTCCGGCTCAACCCTGATCCGTGCCACCTATGACCGGCTGGTGCCGTTGGCAGGCGAGCGCATCATGGTGGTCACCGGACGCGCCCACCGCGGAGCCGTGGTGAGCCAGCTTCCCGAGCTGTGCGACGAGGATCTGGTGCTCGAGCCCGAGCCCCGCGACTCGGCCGCCGCCATCGGCTTGGCCGCGGCCATCCTCTACCGCCGCGACCCCAACATCATCATGGGGTCCTTCGCCGCGGACCAGGTGATCGAGCCGGTGGAAGTGTTCCAGGCTGCGCTGAGCGAAGCGATTCATACTGCCGCTACCGGCAAGATCGTCACCATCGGCATTCACCCCACCCATCCGTCCACCGGGTTCGGCTACATCCGCACCGGCGAACCGCTGGACGTGCCCAATGCGCCGACCGCGCGCGGCGTGGTCGAATTCGTGGAGAAGCCCGATGAGGATACCGCGCGCAAGTACCTGGCCTCCGGCGGCTTCTTCTGGAACGCAGGCATGTTTGTGGCCCCGGTCAGCCTGATGCTCAAGCACCTCGAATCCAATGAGCCGGAGCTGCACGCTGGGTTGATGAAGATTGCCGACGCCTGGGAGACCGGGCGCCGCGATCAGGTCATGCGCGAAGTCTGGCCAGGGCTGCCGAAGATCGCAATCGACTACGCGGTGGCGGAGCCTGCCGCTGCTGCCGGCGATGTAGCCGTGATCCCCGGTGTCTTCAACTGGGATGACGTGGGAGATTTCGCCGCGATCGGCCGCCTGAACAAGGCCAGCGCCGAGGAGGGCATTATCAACCTCGGTGACAAGCAGGTGCGCGTCTATGCCGATAACGCCACCGGCGTGGTCTACTCGGATCGCCCGCGGGTCATCGCCCTGGTGGGGATCGAGGACGTGGTGGTGGTGGATACCGCTGACGCGCTGCTGGTGACCACAAAAGAGCACGCGCAGCGGGTGAAACAGACGGTCGAAAGGCTTAAGGAACAGGGTCGCGAAGACGTTTTGTAG
- the sdhC gene encoding succinate dehydrogenase, cytochrome b556 subunit, translating to MRRCEPWRFSSVSKTSSGTLYRGHEGMWSWVGHRVTGVVIFLYLLVHVLDTAMVRVDANAYNAIISTYQTPWMALGETGLVAAILFHAFNGLRLILVDFWKQGTKYQRQMLWGVLILWVIVFAGFAIRHLSIAFGSH from the coding sequence ATGCGCCGTTGCGAGCCTTGGAGGTTTAGTTCAGTGTCGAAGACTTCGTCAGGCACCCTATACCGCGGCCATGAAGGCATGTGGTCCTGGGTGGGACACCGAGTCACCGGTGTCGTTATTTTTCTCTATCTGCTGGTGCACGTGCTGGACACGGCGATGGTCCGCGTTGATGCCAACGCATACAACGCCATCATCAGCACCTATCAGACCCCGTGGATGGCATTGGGTGAAACCGGTCTGGTTGCAGCAATCCTCTTCCACGCATTCAACGGCCTGCGCTTGATCCTGGTCGACTTCTGGAAGCAGGGCACCAAGTACCAGCGCCAGATGCTCTGGGGCGTATTGATCCTCTGGGTTATCGTCTTCGCGGGCTTCGCCATC